In one window of Camelina sativa cultivar DH55 chromosome 15, Cs, whole genome shotgun sequence DNA:
- the LOC109129184 gene encoding uncharacterized protein LOC109129184, with protein MGLQLESLMETIKSKVGLLRKKKKPYIKMDKSSSVRVAIRRKKTRDLIDKTLKVADRPGKRTLF; from the coding sequence ATGGGACTACAGTTGGAGAGTTTGATGGAGACGATAAAGTCAAAGGTGGGTttgctgaggaagaagaagaaaccttacATCAAAATGGATAAAAGCTCTAGCGTCAGAGTTGCCATCCGTCGTAAGAAGACCAGAGATCTCATTGATAAGACCTTAAAGGTCGCTGATCGTCCTGGCAAACGAACTCTTTTCTGA
- the LOC104746360 gene encoding magnesium transporter MRS2-3, protein MRGARPDEFNFNTNPSTPNIGGQPTPPYPAGVGGGGRKKGVGVRSWLVLDSSGKPQPKEEGKHAIMRRTGLPARDLRILDPLLSYPSTVLGRERAIVINLEHIKAIITAQEVLLLNSKDPSVSPFIEELRRRILCHHHATKPQEEHNSEGEPQTGMDPSQGETGTVQSSGDQGSEAKKDAKQSLENQDGSKVLPFEFVALEACLEAASSSLEHEATRLELEAHPALDKLTSKISTLNLERVRQIKSRLVAITGRVQKVRDELEHLLDDDEDMAEMYLTEKLAQKLEDSSNSSMNESDTFEVDIPQGDEDDRLPPEFASEANRDEGYLRANDAHDLLMSAHSALSRNSRGTHTSSTRSAMTNKLDVEELEMLLEAYFVQIDGTLNKLSTLREYVDDTEDYINIMLDDKQNHLLQMGVMLTTATLVMSAFIAVAGVFGMNITIELFKDEKAGPSRFLWTVIGGSVGSIFLYVGAIGWCKYKRLLE, encoded by the exons ATGAGAGGAGCGAGACCTGATGAATTCAATTTCAATACGAATCCATCAACCCCAAACATTGGTGGGCAGCCTACACCGCCGTACCCCGCCGGTGTAGGTGGCGGTGGACGGAAGAAAGGCGTTGGGGTGAGGTCGTGGTTGGTGCTTGACTCGTCAGGGAAGCCGCAGCCCAAGGAAGAAGGGAAACACGCCATCATGCGGCGAACGGGATTGCCGGCGAGAGATCTTAGGATTCTCGATCCACTGTTGTCGTATCCGTCGACTGTTCTGGGTCGAGAGAGAGCGATTGTTATCAATCTGGAGCATATCAAGGCGATCATCACCGCTCAAGAAGTTTTGTTGCTTAATTCCAAGGATCCTTCGGTTTCGCCTTTTATTGAAGAGTTGCGGCGGCGGATTCTGTGTCACCATCACGCCACTAAACCTCAG GAGGAACATAACTCTGAGGGAGAGCCTCAGACGGGGATGGATCCTTCCCAAGGAGAAACTGGAACGGTACAATCATCTGGGGATCAAGGGAGTGAAGCCAAGAAGGATGCGAAGCAAAGTCTTGAGAATCAAGATGGATCAAAGGTTCTTCCGTTTGAGTTTGTTGCTCTGGAAGCCTGTCTTGAAGCTGCATCAAGCAGTTTGGAACATGAG GCCACAAGATTGGAGTTAGAGGCTCATCCAGCGTTAGACAAACTTACTTCCAAGATCAGTACCCTTAATTTGGAGCGGGTTCGACAGATTAAAAGTAGGCTGGTTGCAATTACTGGACGTGTTCAGAAG GTTAGGGACGAGCTAGAACATCTGCTAGACGATGATGAGGATATGGCTGAGATGTATCTTACAGAGAAGTTAGCTCAGAAACTTGAGGATTCGTCAAATTCCTCTATGAATGAAAGTGATACCTTTGAGGTTGATATTCCTCAAGGAGACGAGGATGACAG GCTGCCTCCCGAATTTGCATCAGAGGCTAACAGAGATGAAGGCTATCTTCGAGCAAATGACGCTCATGATCTGCTTATGAGTGCTCACAGTGCACTTAGCAGAAATAGCCGTGGGACTCATACAAGCTCAACCCGAAGTGCCATGACCAACAAATTAGATGTTGAAGAGCTTGAAATGCTTTTGGAAGCATATTTTGTGCAGATCGATGGAACACTGAACAAGCTATCAACA CTAAGGGAGTATGTGGATGACACGGAGGACTACATCAACATAATGCTAGATGACAAGCAGAATCATCTTCTGCAGATGGGTGTGATGCTAACGACAGCTACCTTGGTGATGAGCGCCTTCATTGCAGTGGCTGGTGTATTCGGAATGAATATTACCATAGAGTTGTTCAAGGATGAGAAAGCTGGTCCATCAAGATTCCTATGGACAGTGATTGGAGGTTCTGTGGGAAGTATATTCCTCTATGTTGGTGCCATCGGGTGGTGTAAATACAAGCGCCTTCTTGAATGA
- the LOC104746361 gene encoding uncharacterized protein LOC104746361 produces the protein MSRRESKDSDPKRQRSRMDREPSPKRSRRDGKPEAERVLSKKDLDLRDGTDSEQKPRQSLRDAAPLEPDALGLRKDSEKKLSVHHETTKQTSHLSQVSRPRSYHQHDDDLRSDRKDDRRATTERGSWRSSRDQSNRRAGDDEKSQHRKDGDKSSWRHDRFYEVDDTQGTLSRKRPAFMEKKLPAESGNNTDRTRTEARDTNLNHRRQNERNWRSNMHSERHERPAMGRDRVWNRADVRGAGSRQSYRADRDNRFRSNERSGFNGSWTKNEKKWDHDLFEEANKSPTRATEEEQIAKVESLLAS, from the exons aTGTCGAGGCGAGAGAGCAAAGATTCAGACCCTAAACGACAGCGTTCTAGAATGGATCGCGAACCCAG CCCCAAGAGATCAAGAAGAGATGGCAAACCTGAAGCTGAACGAGTTTTGAGTAAGAAAGATTTGGATCTCAGAGATGGTACTGACTCTGAGCAAAAACCACGTCAGTCCTTGAGAGATGCTGCGCCATTGGAACCTGATGCTCTTGGTTTGAGAAAAGACAGTGAAAAGAAGCTTTCCGTACATCATGAGACCACCAAGCAAACTTCCCATCTGTCACAAGTATCTCGTCCTAGATCATATCATCAG CATGATGATGATCTTCGTAGTGACAGAAAAGATGACCGAAGAGCAACTACTG AGAGAGGATCGTGGAGAAGTTCAAGAGATCAGAGTAACCGAAGAGCTGGAGATGATGAGAAGTCGCAGCATCGCAAAGACGGAGACAAAAGCTCGTGGCGACATGATAGGTTCTATGAGGTTGACGACACCCAAGGAACACTCTCTAGGAAACGACCGGCCTTCATGGAGAAGAAGCTTCCAGCGGAATCTGGGAACAACACAGACAGAACAAGAACTGAGGCAAGAGACACAAATCTAAACCATCGCCGACAGAACGAGAGAAACTGGAGGAGCAATATGCATTCAGAAAGACATGAGAGACCAGCAATGGGAAGAGACAGAGTGTGGAACCGAGCTGATGTGAGAGGTGCGGGAAGCAGACAGAGTTATCGAGCTGATAGAGACAACAGATTCCGCAGCAATGAGCGAAGTGGGTTTAACGGAAGCTGGacaaagaatgagaagaaatgGGACCATGATTTGTTCGAGGAGGCAAACAAGAGTCCGACTAGAGCCACAGAGGAAGAACAGATTGCAAAAGTTGAATCTTTGTTGGCTTCTTAA
- the LOC104746358 gene encoding uncharacterized protein LOC104746358 — protein MKLKSVFDASEIRSEFESAGINPNFAIQIWKYVIQNPDCVWDEIPSLPSAAYSLLHSKFKTLTSSLHSLFHSSDGTTSKLLIKLQNGALVEAVVMRYDTRLGMCGGKPRPGGIRTTLCISSQVGCKMGCTFCATGTMGFKSNLTSGEIVEQLVHASRIADIRNIVFMGMGEPLNNYNAVVEAVRVMLKQPFQLSPKRITISTVGIVHAISKLHNDLPGVSLAVSLHAPVQEIRCQIMPAARAFPLQKLMDALQTFQKNSQQKIFIEYIMLDGVNDQEQHAHLLGELLKTFQVVINLIPFNPIGSTSQFETSSVQGVSTFQKILRETYKIRTTIRKEMGQDISGACGQLVVNQPDNKRTPRIVELPDIEDLHL, from the exons ATGAAGTTGAAATCGGTGTTCGACGCTTCGGAAATCAGATCGGAATTTGAATCGGCGGGGATAAATCCCAATTTCGCGATTCAAATCTGGAAGTATGTAATTCAGAATCCTGATTGCGTTTGGGACGAGATCCCTTCATTGCCCTCAGCTGCTTACTCTCTGCTCCATTCCAAATTCAAGACTCTTACTTCCTCTCTTCACTCTCTGTTTCATTCCTCCGATGGTACCACCTCAAAACTCCTTATCAAGCTCCAG AATGGAGCTTTAGTGGAAGCTGTGGTAATGAGATACGATACTCGGTTGGGTATGTGTGGAGGGAAACCACGTCCTGGAGGTATAAGAACTACATTATGCATTTCTTCTCAG GTTGGTTGCAAGATGGGTTGCACCTTCTGTGCTACTGGTACCATGGGATTTAAAAGCAATTTAACATCTGGAGAAATTGTGGAGCAGCTTGTTCACGCCTCCCGAATAGCTGATATACGCAACATTGTTTTCATG GGAATGGGAGAGCCATTAAATAACTACAATGCTGTTGTTGAAGCTGTCCGCGTCATGTTAAAACAGCCATTTCAGCTGTCACCAAAACGAATTACCATATCAACT GTCGGAATTGTTCACGCAATTAGCAAGCTACACAATGATCTACCAGGCGTAAGTTTAGCAGTCTCTCTTCATGCACCAGTTCAAGAAATCCGCTGCCAGATCATGCCAGCAGCTAGAGCCTTTCCTCTACAAAAGCTTATGGATGCACTTCAAACTTTCCAAAAGAACAG TCAACAAAAGATCTTCATTGAGTACATAATGCTTGATGGAGTAAATGATCAAGAGCAGCACGCTCATCTACTTGGTGAATTGCTAAAGACATTTCAAGTG GTTATAAATTTGATACCATTTAACCCAATTGGGTCCACAAGCCAATTCGAAACAAGCAGTGTACAAGGCGTATCAACTTTCCAGAAAATCCTGAGGGAAACGTACAAGATCCGAACCACAATTCGCAAAGAAATGGGTCAGGATATTAGTGGTGCTTGCGGTCAGCTAGTCGTGAACCAACCAGACAACAAAAGGACTCCCAGAATTGTGGAACTTCCAGACATTGAAGATCTACATCTCTAA
- the LOC109129183 gene encoding otolin-1-like: MSAIENDGEGGDVSLFGPLGTNLFVTMSAIENDGEGGDVSLFGPLGTSLFAPKNDEGDGGDVSLFRPLGTSLFTPISALEKGEGDGGDVSLFGPLGTSLFAPISTLENDGEGGDVSLFGPLGTNLFVPTSALENDGEGGDVSLFGPLGTNLFVPTSALENDGEGGDVSLFGPLGTNLLFPISASENDTDCKDFSLFEPLGPTLLALAFGT; encoded by the coding sequence ATGTCTGCTATAGAAAATGATGGAGAAGGTGGAGATGTTTCATTGTTCGGACCGCTTGGAACCAATCTCTTTGTTACAATGTCTGCTATAGAAAATGATGGAGAAGGTGGAGATGTTTCATTGTTCGGACCGCTTGGAACCAGTCTCTTCGCTCCAAAAAATGATGAAGGAGATGGTGGAGATGTTTCATTGTTCCGACCGCTTGGAACCAGTCTCTTCACTCCAATATCTGCTCTAGAAAAGGGTGAAGGAGATGGTGGAGATGTTTCATTGTTTGGACCACTCGGAACGAGTCTCTTCGCTCCAATATCTACTCTGGAAAATGATGGAGAAGGTGGAGATGTCTCATTGTTCGGACCGCTTGGAACCAATCTCTTCGTTCCAACATCTGCTCTAGAAAATGATGGAGAAGGTGGAGATGTCTCATTGTTCGGACCGCTTGGAACCAATCTCTTCGTTCCAACATCTGCTCTAGAAAATGATGGAGAAGGTGGAGATGTCTCATTGTTCGGACCACTTGGAACCAATCTCTTATTTCCAATATCTGCTTCAGAAAATGACACAGACTGTAAAGATTTTTCATTGTTTGAACCACTAGGACCGACTCTCCTTGCTCTAGCATTTGGTACATAA